A part of Streptomyces sp. DSM 40750 genomic DNA contains:
- a CDS encoding O-methyltransferase, producing MSESRTWNDVDDYFTTHLAPNDEVLTAALRDNEAAGLPAIDVAANQGKFLHLLAQIQGARRILEIGTLGGYSTIWLGRALPADGRLISLEYSARHAEVACRNIARAGLDTLVEVRVGPALESLPNLTDENPEPFDLVFIDADKANNPHYVEWALKLTRAGSVIVVDNVVRGGRVADADTTEPDVRGTRAAIELIAAHPRLSGTAIQTVGSKGYDGFALARVLD from the coding sequence ATGAGCGAGTCGCGGACCTGGAACGACGTCGACGACTACTTCACCACCCACCTCGCCCCGAACGACGAGGTCCTGACGGCGGCGCTGCGCGACAACGAGGCGGCCGGACTCCCGGCCATCGACGTCGCCGCCAACCAGGGCAAGTTCCTCCATCTCCTCGCCCAGATCCAGGGCGCCCGCCGCATCCTGGAGATCGGCACCCTCGGCGGCTACAGCACCATCTGGCTGGGCCGGGCACTGCCCGCCGACGGCCGGCTGATCTCCCTGGAGTACAGCGCCCGGCATGCGGAGGTCGCGTGCCGCAACATCGCGCGCGCCGGGCTCGACACGCTCGTCGAAGTACGGGTGGGCCCCGCCCTGGAGTCGCTGCCCAACCTGACCGACGAGAACCCCGAGCCGTTCGACCTGGTCTTCATCGACGCGGACAAGGCCAACAACCCGCACTACGTGGAGTGGGCCCTCAAGCTCACCCGGGCCGGCAGCGTCATCGTCGTCGACAACGTCGTGCGCGGCGGCCGGGTCGCCGACGCCGACACCACCGAACCGGACGTCCGCGGCACCCGGGCCGCCATCGAACTCATCGCCGCGCACCCGAGGTTGAGCGGCACGGCGATCCAGACGGTGGGCAGCAAGGGATACGACGGCTTCGCGCTGGCCCGGGTGCTGGACTGA
- a CDS encoding alkaline phosphatase D family protein, with amino-acid sequence MAGLRLGPLLRYVDGSSATIWVEASRPCVAQVRCAGGGGGEARTFQIAGHHYALVPVTGLAPGTASAYEVLLDGTPVWPQPDSAFPPSEIRTPAEGDAVRVAFGSCRWAAPPAGEPDPVGPDALDTLAARLAAEPGAERPDVLLLLGDQVYADETSKATRQWLAARRNLADPPGDQVADYEEYTHLYYESWLDPEIRWLLSTVPSCMIFDDHDVIDDWNTSEAWLADIRTTPWWRERILSGLMSYWVHQHLGNLSPAELATDPVHAAVRATPDGTDALRAHAAKADQDPASVRWSYRRDFGRVRVLMLDTRAARVLDEGNRSMLNPGEAEWLRTQALDARGSYDHLLIGTSLPWLLPHLVHDAEAWNAALCRGERGDRWARFGEDLRQRADLEHWAAFPASFEALTRLIAEAGSGADAPATVLVLSGDVHHAYIAEPSWPEGDAGDSGGGSRGPDGDSGRAPDRDQGRAPDGDPGGPDARVLQLTCSPVHNSIPLSIKLGFRFGWSGTGRALGRWFGRHGRGARPSIDWRRTGGPWFGNHLMTLTLHGRSARLRLDRARARRGGQARLEMTTESVLIP; translated from the coding sequence ATGGCGGGGTTGCGCCTGGGACCACTGCTGAGATATGTGGACGGCTCGTCCGCGACCATCTGGGTCGAGGCGAGCCGTCCATGCGTCGCCCAGGTGCGCTGCGCCGGCGGCGGGGGCGGCGAGGCCCGTACTTTCCAGATCGCCGGCCACCACTACGCGCTCGTCCCGGTGACGGGACTCGCGCCGGGCACGGCATCGGCGTACGAGGTCCTGCTGGACGGCACGCCCGTGTGGCCCCAGCCCGACTCGGCCTTCCCTCCTTCCGAGATCCGCACCCCGGCCGAGGGCGACGCCGTCCGGGTCGCCTTCGGTTCCTGCCGCTGGGCCGCGCCGCCCGCCGGCGAGCCGGACCCGGTGGGCCCGGACGCCCTGGACACACTGGCGGCCCGCCTGGCCGCCGAACCGGGCGCCGAGCGCCCCGACGTGCTCCTCCTCCTGGGCGACCAGGTCTACGCCGACGAGACCTCCAAGGCCACCCGCCAGTGGCTCGCCGCCCGCCGGAACCTGGCGGACCCGCCGGGCGACCAGGTGGCGGACTACGAGGAGTACACCCACCTCTATTACGAGTCCTGGCTCGACCCCGAGATCCGCTGGCTGCTCTCCACCGTCCCCAGCTGCATGATCTTCGACGACCACGACGTCATAGACGACTGGAACACCAGCGAGGCCTGGCTCGCCGACATCCGGACCACCCCCTGGTGGCGCGAGCGCATCCTGAGCGGCCTGATGTCGTACTGGGTCCACCAGCACCTGGGCAACCTCTCCCCCGCCGAGCTGGCCACCGACCCGGTCCACGCCGCCGTACGCGCCACCCCGGACGGTACGGACGCGCTGCGCGCCCACGCCGCCAAGGCCGACCAGGACCCTGCCTCCGTCCGCTGGAGCTACCGGCGGGACTTCGGGCGCGTACGCGTCCTGATGCTCGACACCCGGGCCGCACGCGTCCTCGACGAGGGGAACCGCTCGATGCTGAACCCCGGCGAGGCGGAGTGGCTGCGCACCCAGGCGCTGGACGCGCGCGGCTCGTACGACCATCTCCTCATCGGCACCTCCCTGCCCTGGCTGCTGCCCCACCTCGTGCACGACGCCGAGGCCTGGAATGCCGCGCTCTGCCGGGGCGAGCGCGGGGACCGCTGGGCGCGGTTCGGGGAGGATCTGCGGCAGCGCGCCGACCTGGAGCACTGGGCCGCCTTCCCCGCCTCCTTCGAGGCCCTCACCCGGCTGATCGCCGAGGCGGGCTCGGGGGCGGACGCTCCGGCGACCGTGCTCGTGCTCTCCGGGGACGTGCACCACGCGTACATCGCCGAACCGTCGTGGCCGGAGGGCGACGCGGGTGACTCCGGCGGTGGTTCGCGCGGCCCCGACGGCGATTCGGGCCGTGCCCCTGACCGCGATCAGGGCCGTGCCCCTGACGGCGATCCGGGCGGCCCCGACGCCCGCGTACTCCAACTCACCTGCTCCCCCGTGCACAACTCCATCCCACTCTCGATAAAGCTCGGCTTCCGCTTCGGCTGGAGCGGGACGGGGCGGGCGCTCGGCCGGTGGTTCGGGCGGCACGGGCGAGGGGCGCGGCCCTCGATCGACTGGCGCAGGACGGGCGGCCCCTGGTTCGGCAACCACCTCATGACACTGACGCTGCACGGCCGTTCGGCACGGCTGCGGCTCGACCGGGCGCGGGCACGGCGCGGCGGACAGGCACGCCTGGAGATGACGACCGAGTCGGTGCTCATCCCTTAA
- a CDS encoding GNAT family N-acetyltransferase has protein sequence MTRTPLGTTVWSVAPEPHDSPVAAALWRAYYTEVSDRWYLLHEGHATDPDELEREVAADTGENLAPPGGVLLVARYGGEPVGTAGVRLMDAATAELKRVFLLREARGKGGAALLVSAAEDAARALGAERMVLDTRGDLVEARALYARLGYEESAPHNDHPYAEHWFTKRLT, from the coding sequence ATGACCCGCACGCCTCTTGGGACGACCGTCTGGTCCGTGGCCCCCGAGCCCCACGACTCCCCTGTCGCCGCCGCGCTCTGGCGGGCGTACTACACGGAGGTCAGCGACCGCTGGTATCTGCTGCACGAGGGACACGCCACGGACCCGGACGAGTTGGAGCGCGAGGTCGCGGCGGACACCGGGGAGAATCTCGCGCCGCCGGGCGGGGTGCTGCTGGTGGCGCGGTACGGGGGCGAGCCGGTCGGTACGGCGGGGGTGCGGCTGATGGATGCCGCGACGGCCGAGCTGAAACGGGTCTTCCTGTTGCGGGAGGCGCGCGGCAAGGGCGGTGCCGCGCTGCTCGTGTCGGCCGCCGAGGACGCGGCCCGGGCGCTCGGCGCCGAGCGGATGGTCCTCGACACCCGCGGCGACCTGGTGGAGGCGCGTGCGCTGTACGCCCGGCTCGGCTACGAGGAGAGCGCGCCGCACAACGACCACCCGTACGCGGAGCACTGGTTCACGAAGAGACTGACGTAG
- a CDS encoding NAD(P)-dependent oxidoreductase: protein MPAHTEQPITATAAPTVTVLGLGPMGRALAGAFLDAGLRTTVWNRTPGRDAELVARGAIGAGSAEEAVAASALTVVCVVNYDASDAVLRSPAVTDALKGRTVVSLTADTPDRARDTAVWAAGHGVGYLDGAIMTPTTTIGTPDAVFIHSGPEDLYLTHRPVLDALGGTHTHLGEDIGRAAAYDIALLDLFWTTIAGYTHALALARAEGVTARELTPFAQGIAAILPPLFEAGAEETDSGRHSGEGNPLTSAVSSMAHVVHVSESHGIDASVMRSAEGVARRAIGLGHGTDGFTRLAEVLGRR from the coding sequence ATGCCCGCACACACCGAACAGCCCATCACCGCCACCGCCGCTCCCACCGTCACCGTACTCGGCCTCGGTCCGATGGGCCGGGCCCTCGCCGGGGCGTTCCTGGACGCCGGTCTGCGGACCACGGTCTGGAACCGCACGCCGGGCCGGGACGCGGAGTTGGTCGCACGGGGCGCGATCGGCGCCGGGTCGGCCGAGGAGGCGGTGGCAGCGAGCGCGCTGACCGTCGTCTGCGTGGTGAACTACGACGCCTCCGACGCGGTGTTGCGGAGCCCGGCGGTCACCGACGCGCTCAAGGGCCGCACGGTGGTCAGTCTGACCGCCGACACCCCGGACCGGGCCCGGGACACCGCCGTGTGGGCGGCCGGGCACGGCGTCGGCTATCTGGACGGGGCGATCATGACGCCGACGACGACCATCGGCACCCCGGACGCCGTGTTCATCCACAGCGGCCCCGAGGACCTCTACCTCACCCACCGGCCCGTGCTGGACGCGCTGGGCGGCACCCACACCCATCTCGGCGAGGACATCGGCCGGGCGGCGGCGTACGACATCGCGCTGCTCGACCTCTTCTGGACCACGATCGCCGGCTACACCCACGCCCTGGCGTTGGCCCGGGCGGAGGGTGTCACCGCGCGGGAGCTGACCCCGTTCGCCCAGGGGATCGCCGCGATACTCCCGCCGCTCTTCGAGGCGGGCGCGGAGGAGACCGACAGCGGCCGGCACTCCGGCGAGGGCAACCCGCTCACCTCGGCGGTGTCCTCCATGGCCCACGTCGTCCACGTCTCGGAGTCCCACGGCATCGACGCGAGCGTCATGCGCTCGGCCGAAGGCGTCGCCCGCCGCGCCATCGGCCTGGGCCACGGCACCGACGGTTTCACCAGGCTGGCAGAGGTCCTGGGCCGCCGTTAG
- a CDS encoding DUF2330 domain-containing protein, producing the protein MTVRFSASVRGRLLVVVLALLGFQLASLVAPAYACGCGAAVTDGRSRIYVSRETSVVRWDGSQEQIVMSLRVGGDAHAAAWIMPVPNRATVTLGDQALFEQLDEATKPEYRSRYYFWPRSGWPFGSATDGTGAGPGDSGGVGVVDRERLGPFEVARLTATDPDALGDWLDENGFELPDRLDAALEPYVQQKWEYVAIRLAPEDSEGSATDTPLSGTLDPLHLTFASDELVYPMRLSHLATTPQALDLYVLAEHRMEPSSAIGGNEPEVTFAGRLDAPVGTLGDLTEGGTDFLTAVQQDFPQPERISGDHTLRRTAADDTYRKVIYVDEMWTVWGIPGWLLSFGIGIAVLAIKAVAVAIVLRRNARKQLPPVPPAGAVFMPPGAHPQGGPVPPGAYSQGGPGAYPQGAPIPPQAPVQPPVDRKPGPND; encoded by the coding sequence ATGACAGTCAGATTCAGCGCTTCGGTCCGCGGACGGCTACTGGTCGTCGTGCTGGCGCTGCTCGGGTTCCAGCTGGCCTCGCTGGTGGCACCGGCGTACGCCTGTGGGTGCGGTGCGGCGGTGACGGACGGGCGGTCGCGGATCTACGTGAGCCGTGAGACGTCCGTCGTGCGCTGGGACGGCAGCCAGGAGCAGATCGTGATGAGCCTGCGGGTCGGCGGCGACGCCCACGCGGCCGCCTGGATCATGCCGGTGCCGAACCGGGCGACCGTGACCCTCGGCGACCAGGCGCTCTTCGAGCAGCTCGACGAGGCGACCAAGCCCGAGTACCGCAGCCGGTACTACTTCTGGCCGCGCTCGGGCTGGCCCTTCGGCTCGGCGACGGACGGAACGGGAGCGGGGCCGGGTGACAGTGGCGGCGTGGGTGTCGTGGACCGCGAGCGGCTCGGCCCCTTCGAGGTGGCCCGCCTGACCGCCACCGACCCCGACGCCCTCGGCGACTGGCTCGACGAGAACGGCTTCGAGCTCCCGGACCGGCTGGACGCGGCGCTGGAGCCGTACGTCCAGCAGAAGTGGGAGTACGTGGCGATCCGGCTGGCGCCGGAGGACTCCGAGGGCTCGGCCACGGACACCCCGCTCTCCGGCACCCTCGACCCGCTCCACCTCACCTTCGCCAGCGACGAGCTGGTCTACCCGATGCGCCTGTCGCACCTCGCCACCACCCCGCAGGCCCTCGACCTGTACGTGCTCGCCGAACACCGTATGGAGCCCAGCTCCGCGATCGGCGGGAACGAGCCGGAGGTGACGTTCGCCGGACGCCTCGACGCGCCCGTCGGCACGCTCGGCGACCTCACCGAGGGCGGCACGGACTTCCTCACGGCCGTCCAGCAGGACTTCCCGCAGCCGGAGCGGATCTCCGGCGACCACACGCTGCGGCGGACCGCGGCCGACGACACCTATCGAAAGGTCATCTACGTGGACGAGATGTGGACCGTCTGGGGCATCCCCGGCTGGCTGCTGTCGTTCGGCATCGGCATCGCCGTGCTCGCGATCAAGGCGGTGGCCGTCGCGATCGTGCTCAGGCGGAACGCGAGAAAGCAACTGCCGCCGGTACCGCCGGCGGGGGCGGTCTTCATGCCGCCGGGGGCCCATCCGCAGGGCGGGCCGGTGCCGCCGGGGGCGTACTCGCAGGGCGGGCCGGGGGCCTACCCGCAGGGTGCGCCGATACCACCGCAGGCTCCCGTGCAGCCGCCGGTGGACCGGAAGCCCGGTCCGAACGACTGA
- a CDS encoding DHA2 family efflux MFS transporter permease subunit, with the protein MTDGTDGTDDTGDTTKKKSTTLTPRPHGAPVGERVPGGVMVSIGALLLGMLLAALDQTIVSTALPTIVSDLGGLEHLSWVVTAYLLAATAATPLWGKLGDQYGRKKLFQTAIVIFLIGSALCGMAQNMPQLIGFRALQGLGGGGLMVLSMAIVGDLVPPRERGRYQGLFGAVFGATSVLGPLLGGLFTEHLSWRWVFYVNLPVGAVALVVIAAVLHIPRRAERHVIDYLGTFLIASVATCLVLVASLGGTTWAWDSPRIIGLAVLAVLLTAAFVAVERRAAEPVLPLKLFRVRTFTLSAVISFVVGFAMFGAMTYLPTFLQVVQGVSPTMSGVHMLPMVFGLLLSSTVSGQIVSRTGRWKVFPVVGTAVTTLGLLLLHQLDAGSGDGEMSAYLFVFGLGLGLVMQVLVLIVQNAVSYEDLGVATSGATFFRSIGASFGVAVFGTVFTGRLGGKLTDALDGVQLPSGVSVDGLKADPREIAELPAALRPSVLDAYASAITDVFIYAAPVALLGFVLAWFLREDRLRASVTAPDATETLASNPVARSSYDEVCRALSLLGSREGRREIYRTITARAGYDLLPAASWLLLRIRRYGWVEPAVLAERSAVPLDVIMAATRQVEERRLARREGLDLLLTDTGREAADRLAKAREDSLAELLGDWWSADRPTDLVHLVEELNAELCGSDAERPHDERTLTRPPTGTPGATTSTSVSS; encoded by the coding sequence ATGACCGACGGCACGGACGGCACGGACGACACCGGCGACACCACCAAGAAGAAGAGCACCACCCTCACCCCGCGCCCGCACGGCGCGCCCGTCGGCGAGCGGGTGCCCGGTGGCGTGATGGTCTCCATCGGGGCCCTGCTGCTGGGGATGCTGCTGGCGGCGCTGGACCAGACGATCGTGTCGACGGCGCTGCCGACGATCGTGAGCGACCTCGGCGGGCTGGAGCACCTGTCGTGGGTGGTCACGGCCTACCTGCTGGCCGCGACGGCGGCGACGCCGCTGTGGGGGAAGCTGGGGGACCAGTACGGCCGGAAGAAGCTGTTCCAGACGGCGATCGTGATTTTTCTCATCGGCTCGGCGCTGTGCGGGATGGCGCAGAACATGCCCCAGTTGATCGGATTCCGGGCGCTTCAGGGCCTCGGCGGCGGCGGTCTGATGGTGCTGTCGATGGCGATCGTCGGGGATCTCGTCCCGCCGCGTGAACGCGGGCGCTACCAGGGCCTGTTCGGCGCGGTCTTCGGTGCGACGAGCGTGCTCGGGCCGCTGCTCGGCGGGCTGTTCACCGAGCATCTGAGCTGGCGGTGGGTCTTCTACGTCAACCTGCCGGTCGGAGCGGTGGCGTTGGTCGTCATCGCCGCCGTGCTGCACATCCCGCGCCGGGCCGAGCGGCACGTCATCGACTACCTCGGCACCTTCCTCATCGCCTCCGTGGCCACCTGTCTGGTGCTGGTCGCCTCCCTCGGCGGTACGACCTGGGCCTGGGACTCGCCGCGGATCATCGGCCTCGCCGTGCTGGCCGTGCTGCTCACCGCCGCCTTCGTGGCCGTGGAGCGGCGGGCCGCCGAACCCGTCCTCCCCCTCAAGCTGTTCCGCGTCCGCACCTTCACGCTCTCCGCCGTGATCAGCTTCGTCGTCGGCTTCGCGATGTTCGGCGCGATGACGTACCTGCCGACGTTCCTCCAGGTCGTGCAGGGTGTGTCGCCGACCATGTCCGGTGTGCACATGCTGCCGATGGTGTTCGGGCTGCTGCTGTCCTCGACGGTGTCCGGGCAGATCGTCAGCCGTACGGGCCGCTGGAAGGTGTTCCCCGTCGTCGGCACGGCCGTCACCACGCTCGGCCTGCTGCTCCTGCACCAGCTCGACGCGGGCAGCGGCGACGGCGAGATGAGCGCGTACCTCTTCGTCTTCGGACTCGGGCTCGGCCTCGTCATGCAGGTCCTCGTCCTCATCGTGCAGAACGCCGTCTCGTACGAGGACCTGGGCGTCGCCACCTCCGGTGCGACCTTCTTCCGGTCCATCGGCGCCTCGTTCGGCGTGGCCGTCTTCGGTACGGTCTTCACCGGGCGCCTCGGCGGCAAGCTCACCGACGCGCTCGACGGGGTCCAACTCCCGTCCGGCGTCAGCGTGGACGGGCTGAAGGCCGACCCGCGCGAGATCGCCGAACTCCCGGCCGCGCTGCGTCCGTCCGTCCTCGACGCGTACGCCTCCGCCATCACCGACGTGTTCATCTACGCGGCCCCGGTCGCCCTCCTCGGCTTCGTCCTCGCCTGGTTCCTGCGTGAGGACCGGCTGCGGGCGTCCGTCACCGCCCCCGACGCCACCGAGACGCTCGCCAGCAACCCCGTCGCGCGGTCGTCGTACGACGAGGTGTGCCGGGCGCTGTCCCTGCTCGGCTCGCGGGAGGGGCGGCGCGAGATCTACCGGACGATCACCGCGCGGGCCGGCTACGACCTGCTGCCCGCCGCGAGCTGGCTGCTGCTGCGGATCAGGAGGTACGGCTGGGTCGAACCCGCCGTGCTCGCGGAACGCAGCGCCGTCCCGCTCGACGTGATCATGGCCGCGACCCGGCAGGTCGAGGAGCGCCGCCTCGCCCGTCGCGAGGGCCTCGACCTCCTCCTCACCGACACCGGCCGGGAGGCCGCCGACCGGCTCGCCAAGGCCCGCGAGGACTCCCTCGCCGAACTCCTCGGCGACTGGTGGAGCGCCGACCGCCCGACCGACCTCGTCCACCTCGTGGAGGAACTCAACGCGGAACTCTGCGGCTCGGACGCCGAACGCCCCCACGACGAGCGGACGCTCACCCGACCGCCGACGGGAACGCCCGGAGCCACCACGTCTACGTCAGTCTCTTCGTGA
- a CDS encoding antibiotic biosynthesis monooxygenase family protein — protein MSIVKINVLTVPAEQREVLEKRFASRAGVVENSDGFEWFELLRPVDGTDNYLVYTRWRDEDAFQAWMEGPMKQAHQGGGERPKPAASDSTLWTFEVLQQTGPKTEG, from the coding sequence ATGAGCATCGTCAAGATCAACGTCCTCACGGTTCCCGCCGAGCAGCGCGAGGTGCTGGAGAAGCGGTTCGCTTCCCGCGCCGGGGTGGTCGAGAACTCCGACGGCTTCGAGTGGTTCGAGCTCCTCCGCCCCGTCGACGGCACCGACAACTACCTCGTCTACACCCGCTGGCGTGACGAGGACGCCTTCCAGGCGTGGATGGAGGGCCCCATGAAGCAGGCCCACCAGGGCGGCGGCGAACGCCCCAAGCCCGCCGCCTCCGACTCGACCCTCTGGACCTTCGAGGTCCTCCAGCAGACGGGCCCGAAGACCGAGGGCTGA
- a CDS encoding HNH endonuclease family protein: MRRFYARRRVSILAALSGLIASVALFNAPTASAALPTPVSASTARTYLASLTVATEDRTGYNRDLFNHWITISGTCNTRETVLKRDGTNVVTSSACAATSGSWYSPYDGATWTAASDLDIDHLVPLAEAWDSGADGWSSATRQAFANDLTRPQLIAVTDNVNQSKSDQDPAEWMPSVTSYRCTYVRAWVQVKYYYDLSVDSAEKSALTSYLANC; this comes from the coding sequence ATGCGCAGGTTCTACGCGCGTCGACGAGTCAGCATACTCGCGGCGCTCAGCGGATTGATAGCCTCCGTCGCGCTCTTCAACGCTCCGACCGCCTCCGCCGCGCTGCCGACCCCGGTCAGCGCCTCCACCGCCCGCACCTACCTCGCCAGCCTGACCGTGGCGACCGAGGACCGCACCGGGTACAACCGGGACCTGTTCAACCACTGGATCACCATCAGCGGCACCTGCAACACCCGCGAGACGGTTCTCAAGCGCGACGGTACGAACGTCGTCACCAGCTCCGCCTGCGCCGCCACCAGCGGCTCCTGGTACTCCCCGTACGACGGCGCCACCTGGACCGCCGCCTCCGACCTCGACATCGACCACCTGGTGCCGCTGGCCGAGGCCTGGGACTCCGGCGCCGACGGCTGGAGCAGCGCCACCCGCCAGGCCTTCGCCAACGACCTGACCCGCCCTCAGCTCATCGCCGTCACGGACAACGTGAACCAGTCGAAGAGCGACCAGGACCCGGCCGAGTGGATGCCCTCGGTCACGTCCTACCGCTGCACGTACGTCCGCGCCTGGGTCCAGGTGAAGTACTACTACGACCTCTCCGTCGACTCCGCCGAGAAGAGCGCGCTCACCAGCTACCTGGCGAACTGCTGA
- a CDS encoding TMEM165/GDT1 family protein — MISFSVTALVFGVVFLAELPDKTALAGLVLGTRYRASYVFAGVAAAFAVHVALAVAAGSVLTLLPQQIVHALTGVLFLGGAAMLLMKGDEGEDEIRRPENQSFWKVSGAGFMLILVAEFGDLTQIMTANLAARYDDPLSVGLGAVLALWAVAGLGIVGGKALMKRVPLTLITRVAAVLMVGLGVWSLWEAVAG; from the coding sequence TTGATCAGCTTCAGTGTCACGGCGCTCGTCTTCGGCGTCGTCTTCCTCGCCGAACTCCCTGACAAGACCGCGCTCGCCGGTCTCGTCCTAGGCACCCGCTACCGCGCCTCGTACGTCTTCGCCGGAGTCGCGGCCGCGTTCGCCGTGCATGTCGCACTCGCCGTGGCGGCGGGGAGCGTCCTCACGTTGCTGCCGCAGCAGATCGTGCACGCGCTGACGGGTGTGCTGTTCCTGGGCGGCGCGGCGATGCTGCTCATGAAGGGGGATGAGGGCGAGGACGAGATCCGGCGGCCCGAGAACCAGAGCTTCTGGAAGGTCTCGGGGGCGGGATTCATGCTCATCCTGGTCGCCGAGTTCGGGGATCTGACGCAGATCATGACGGCGAACCTCGCGGCCCGGTACGACGATCCGCTGTCCGTCGGCCTCGGCGCGGTCCTCGCCCTGTGGGCCGTGGCCGGGCTCGGCATCGTCGGCGGCAAGGCGCTGATGAAGCGGGTGCCGCTGACGCTGATCACCCGGGTCGCCGCCGTGCTGATGGTGGGACTCGGTGTGTGGAGTCTGTGGGAAGCCGTGGCGGGATGA
- a CDS encoding peptidoglycan-binding domain-containing protein: MGPKTLRLGDDDPEVTELQLRLGQLGLYNGDIDESYDSQVEQAVIFYQNSRGITKDKEEPGVYGLVTRKRLESETKKP, encoded by the coding sequence GTGGGCCCCAAGACGCTGCGCCTCGGCGACGACGATCCCGAGGTCACCGAACTACAGCTCCGGCTGGGCCAGTTGGGCCTCTACAACGGCGACATCGACGAGAGCTACGACAGCCAGGTCGAACAGGCCGTCATCTTCTACCAGAACAGCCGCGGCATCACGAAGGACAAGGAAGAGCCGGGCGTCTACGGCCTGGTGACCCGGAAGCGCCTGGAGTCCGAGACGAAGAAGCCGTGA
- a CDS encoding J-domain-containing protein, whose product MTERKPPGVSFESFVDKQIRDAEARGDFQALPGMGRPLSGDDTTYDELWWIKQKMAREGMSVLPPTLALRKEAEDALAAAAVAPSERLVRKIITEINAKISEMMFKPPPGPPLGLKPYDVEAVVAQWAARREGGQGA is encoded by the coding sequence ATGACCGAGCGAAAGCCACCGGGTGTCAGCTTCGAGTCCTTCGTCGACAAACAGATCCGCGACGCGGAGGCGCGCGGCGATTTCCAGGCCCTCCCCGGCATGGGCCGCCCCCTGAGCGGCGACGACACGACCTACGACGAGCTCTGGTGGATCAAGCAGAAGATGGCCCGCGAGGGGATGTCCGTCCTGCCGCCGACGCTGGCGTTGCGCAAGGAGGCGGAGGACGCGCTGGCCGCGGCCGCCGTGGCCCCTTCCGAGCGCCTCGTCCGCAAGATCATCACCGAGATCAACGCCAAGATCAGCGAGATGATGTTCAAGCCGCCGCCGGGACCGCCGCTGGGTTTGAAGCCGTATGACGTGGAAGCGGTCGTCGCGCAGTGGGCTGCGCGCCGGGAGGGCGGGCAGGGCGCCTGA
- a CDS encoding HAD family hydrolase, whose protein sequence is MTATTVLTARALLLDMDGTLVNSDAAVERVWRRWAERHGLDGTEIMKVVHGRQGYATMAVLLPDRPMEQNLADNVRMLAEETADVDGVVPIPGAPQFLASLVAGGVPHALVTSADVALSTARMTAAGLALPEVRVTAESVGASKPDPEGFLKGAAELGVAPEDCVVFEDSAAGIEAGRAAGMRVVGIGERARFHGPDVVVPDLTVVRVEVAEGGAIRVHVGG, encoded by the coding sequence ATGACGGCCACGACCGTTCTGACCGCCCGCGCCCTCCTGCTGGACATGGACGGCACCCTCGTCAACTCGGACGCCGCCGTCGAACGCGTCTGGCGGCGCTGGGCCGAGCGGCACGGACTGGACGGCACCGAGATCATGAAGGTGGTGCACGGTCGCCAGGGGTACGCCACGATGGCCGTTCTCCTGCCCGACCGGCCCATGGAGCAGAACCTCGCGGACAATGTGCGGATGCTGGCCGAGGAGACCGCCGACGTCGACGGTGTCGTCCCCATACCCGGCGCGCCGCAGTTCCTCGCCTCCCTCGTCGCCGGCGGTGTGCCGCACGCCCTGGTGACCTCGGCGGACGTCGCCCTGTCCACGGCACGGATGACCGCCGCCGGGCTGGCGCTGCCCGAGGTACGGGTCACCGCCGAGTCGGTCGGCGCGAGCAAGCCGGACCCCGAGGGCTTCCTGAAGGGCGCCGCCGAGCTGGGTGTCGCCCCCGAGGACTGCGTCGTCTTCGAGGACTCCGCGGCGGGCATCGAGGCCGGCCGGGCCGCGGGGATGCGGGTCGTGGGCATCGGGGAGCGGGCGCGGTTCCATGGGCCGGATGTGGTGGTGCCGGATCTGACGGTGGTGCGGGTCGAGGTGGCCGAGGGCGGGGCGATCCGGGTGCACGTCGGCGGTTGA
- a CDS encoding winged helix-turn-helix transcriptional regulator encodes MTRSRAQDPNVCGVTAAIAVIDGKWKTSLLWLLESGPHRPGELRRLLPGLSEKVLTQALREMEADGLVDREVHDVLPLKTVYSLTPFGRELSESLGPLSDWGHRRLEKLTGVQAEVEVGVEVENEVATDIEATARSAS; translated from the coding sequence ATGACGCGCAGTCGTGCCCAGGACCCGAATGTCTGTGGGGTGACCGCGGCGATCGCCGTGATCGACGGAAAGTGGAAGACGTCGCTGCTCTGGCTGCTGGAATCCGGCCCGCACCGCCCGGGTGAGCTGCGACGGCTGCTGCCGGGCCTCAGCGAGAAGGTGCTGACTCAGGCGCTCCGTGAAATGGAGGCCGACGGGCTGGTGGACCGGGAAGTGCACGACGTGCTGCCGCTGAAGACCGTGTACTCCTTGACTCCGTTCGGCCGAGAACTCTCCGAGTCGCTGGGTCCCTTGTCGGACTGGGGCCATCGCCGCCTGGAGAAGCTCACCGGGGTCCAGGCCGAGGTCGAGGTCGGCGTCGAGGTCGAGAACGAGGTCGCGACCGACATCGAGGCCACGGCCCGGTCTGCCTCCTGA